One stretch of Serinicoccus hydrothermalis DNA includes these proteins:
- a CDS encoding DUF3618 domain-containing protein — MSATPHENPDSDNTQDEASSDPAQIEADIARHRQELGDTVDELTERLDVKKQARDKVESIKTRANAGLGEVKTRLNSDDHRDVLSVLAPALGAVAAVVLIIGVARRVRR; from the coding sequence ATGAGCGCCACACCGCATGAGAACCCCGACAGCGACAACACCCAGGACGAGGCCAGCAGCGACCCGGCACAGATCGAGGCCGACATCGCCCGGCACCGGCAGGAGCTCGGCGACACCGTCGACGAGCTCACCGAACGCCTGGACGTGAAGAAGCAGGCCCGGGACAAGGTCGAGTCGATCAAGACCCGCGCCAACGCCGGGCTGGGTGAGGTTAAGACCAGGTTGAACAGTGATGACCACCGGGACGTGCTCAGCGTGCTGGCCCCCGCGCTGGGTGCCGTGGCCGCAGTGGTGCTGATCATCGGGGTCGCCCGGCGGGTGCGGCGGTGA
- a CDS encoding electron transfer flavoprotein subunit alpha/FixB family protein, whose translation MAEVLVLVDHVDGDVRKSTLEALTAAARLGEPAAVFVGAGAQGAAEVLGRHGATTVYAVESAEVSDHLVAPTAEVLAQLVGQSSPAAVLLPSSNDGKEIAARLAIKTSSGLVTDAVDVAPADGGGVQTVQSVFAGSYTVTSVVTQGCPVVTLKPNSIPVEETGGAAPAAPAVQAVEAQVSEAARAARITERTEKAASGRPSLTEAAIVVSGGRGTGGDFAPVEALADSLGAAVGASRAAVDAGWYPHSSQVGQTGVSVSPQLYVAVGISGAIQHRAGMQTSKTIVAVNKDPEAPIFELVDYGVVGDLFTVLPQATEEISGRTG comes from the coding sequence ATGGCTGAAGTTCTCGTCCTGGTCGACCACGTCGACGGCGACGTCCGCAAGTCCACCCTCGAGGCCCTGACCGCCGCCGCCCGCCTGGGCGAGCCGGCCGCGGTCTTCGTCGGTGCCGGCGCGCAGGGCGCCGCCGAGGTCCTCGGCCGCCACGGTGCCACCACGGTGTATGCCGTGGAGTCGGCGGAGGTGAGCGACCACCTGGTCGCCCCGACGGCCGAGGTGCTGGCGCAGCTGGTGGGCCAGTCCTCCCCGGCCGCGGTCCTGCTGCCCTCCTCCAACGACGGCAAGGAGATCGCCGCCCGCCTGGCGATCAAGACCTCCTCGGGCCTGGTCACCGACGCCGTCGACGTCGCCCCGGCCGACGGCGGCGGCGTGCAGACCGTGCAGTCCGTCTTCGCCGGGTCGTACACGGTGACCTCGGTGGTGACCCAAGGCTGCCCGGTGGTGACGCTCAAGCCCAACTCCATCCCCGTGGAGGAGACCGGCGGGGCCGCCCCGGCCGCCCCGGCCGTCCAGGCGGTCGAGGCGCAGGTGTCCGAGGCGGCGAGGGCGGCGCGGATCACCGAGCGCACGGAGAAGGCCGCCTCCGGGCGCCCGTCGCTGACCGAGGCCGCGATCGTGGTCTCCGGCGGCCGCGGCACCGGTGGCGACTTCGCCCCCGTGGAGGCCCTGGCCGACTCCCTCGGCGCGGCCGTGGGTGCGTCCCGGGCGGCGGTCGACGCGGGCTGGTACCCGCACTCGAGCCAGGTCGGGCAGACCGGTGTGTCGGTCTCCCCGCAGCTCTACGTCGCCGTGGGGATCTCCGGGGCGATCCAGCACCGCGCCGGGATGCAGACCTCCAAGACGATCGTCGCGGTCAACAAGGACCCCGAGGCCCCGATCTTCGAGCTGGTCGACTACGGCGTCGTCGGCGACCTCTTCACCGTCCTGCCCCAGGCCACCGAGGAGATCAGCGGACGGACCGGCTGA
- a CDS encoding ABC transporter permease: MFVAWRELRFARGRFLLIGAVVALITLLVGFLSGLTGGLAAQNISSVLQLPGDRLVLQQPESSDPSYATSSLDENTVTAWEQADGVESVTPIGIVQSRASASGTDDPTGVALYGLPQRASGAQSNPLFALAPVHDDQVGVSSGAADGLGVETGDTISITGTDFTVSVVGDDLWYSHTPVIVLTPEAWSEASQRVGGTGEATVLAVTGNADWEAIGAATGTVAETPLASLTALEAFRSEIGSLGLMIAMLFGISALVVGAFFTVWTMQRASDMAVLKALGATTGSLVRDSLGQASIVLVAGIGVGLAAVIGLGTLAGQALPFIISPITTVAPAVVMAVLGLAGGAFALRSVTKADPLTALGSNR, translated from the coding sequence GTGTTCGTCGCGTGGAGAGAGTTGCGGTTCGCCCGCGGCCGATTTCTCCTCATCGGGGCCGTCGTCGCCCTGATCACCCTGCTCGTCGGCTTCCTCTCCGGCCTCACCGGGGGTCTGGCCGCACAGAACATCTCCTCCGTGCTGCAGTTGCCCGGGGACCGGCTCGTGCTGCAGCAGCCCGAGAGCAGCGACCCTAGCTACGCAACCTCCTCCCTCGACGAGAACACGGTCACGGCATGGGAACAGGCGGACGGGGTCGAGTCGGTGACACCCATCGGGATCGTCCAATCGCGGGCCTCGGCCAGCGGCACCGACGACCCGACCGGGGTTGCGCTCTACGGGCTGCCGCAGCGTGCTTCGGGTGCCCAGTCGAACCCGCTGTTCGCCCTCGCCCCGGTTCACGACGACCAGGTCGGTGTCTCCTCCGGGGCCGCCGATGGTCTCGGCGTCGAGACTGGTGACACGATCTCGATCACCGGCACTGATTTCACCGTCAGCGTCGTCGGCGATGATCTTTGGTACAGCCACACCCCGGTCATCGTCTTGACCCCGGAGGCGTGGAGCGAGGCAAGTCAGCGCGTCGGCGGCACCGGCGAAGCGACGGTGCTCGCCGTCACCGGCAACGCAGACTGGGAGGCCATAGGTGCAGCAACCGGCACGGTCGCCGAAACACCGCTGGCGAGCTTGACCGCCCTGGAAGCGTTCCGATCCGAGATCGGGTCGCTCGGGCTGATGATCGCGATGCTGTTCGGGATCTCCGCCCTCGTCGTAGGCGCGTTCTTCACGGTCTGGACGATGCAGCGTGCCAGCGACATGGCCGTGCTCAAAGCCCTCGGTGCGACCACCGGGTCGCTCGTGCGCGACTCACTCGGCCAGGCGTCCATCGTTCTGGTCGCCGGGATCGGTGTCGGCCTCGCCGCCGTGATCGGGCTCGGCACCCTCGCGGGGCAGGCGCTCCCGTTCATCATCAGCCCGATCACCACTGTCGCCCCAGCCGTCGTGATGGCGGTCCTCGGCCTCGCAGGAGGCGCGTTCGCGCTGCGCTCCGTCACCAAAGCCGACCCCCTCACCGCCCTTGGGAGCAACCGATGA
- a CDS encoding DUF2382 domain-containing protein, with translation MWNEEQIQSLHNDGVVVDQDGEKVGKVGQVYLEDSTGEPAWVTVKTGLFGTSESFVPLQGATVQDQEVRVPYTKDQVKDAPRVEEDGHISVEEERELYSYYGGRDGQKNANNGAPATRDQEDTRTGTTSRTDTATGMTDRTDTAAGADDTGRGTYDTDSDASMVRSEEQLNVGTEKVTTGKARLRKYVVTEHVTKTVPVQREEVRIEREPLDQQDRDRLSGADLVEDEQEVTLTEDQVVVDKETVPVEEVRLDTDTVTEEQQVSDEVRKEQIDTDLPDQHRNH, from the coding sequence ATGTGGAACGAGGAACAGATCCAGTCCCTGCACAACGACGGTGTGGTCGTCGACCAGGATGGGGAGAAGGTCGGCAAGGTCGGCCAGGTCTACCTGGAGGACTCGACCGGTGAGCCCGCATGGGTGACGGTCAAGACTGGGCTCTTCGGCACCTCGGAGTCCTTCGTGCCCCTGCAGGGCGCCACCGTGCAGGACCAGGAGGTCCGGGTGCCGTACACCAAGGACCAGGTCAAGGACGCCCCCCGGGTCGAGGAAGACGGCCATATCTCCGTGGAGGAAGAGCGCGAGCTGTACTCCTACTACGGCGGCCGGGACGGCCAGAAGAACGCGAACAACGGCGCACCAGCCACCCGCGACCAGGAAGACACCCGCACCGGCACCACTAGCCGAACCGACACCGCAACGGGCATGACCGACAGGACGGATACCGCCGCAGGCGCCGACGACACTGGGCGCGGCACCTACGACACCGACTCGGACGCCAGCATGGTCCGCTCCGAGGAGCAGCTGAACGTCGGCACCGAGAAGGTCACCACCGGCAAGGCCCGCCTGCGCAAGTACGTCGTCACCGAGCACGTCACCAAGACCGTCCCCGTCCAGCGTGAGGAGGTCCGCATCGAACGCGAGCCCCTCGATCAGCAGGACCGGGACCGCCTGTCCGGGGCCGACCTCGTCGAGGACGAGCAGGAAGTCACCCTCACCGAGGACCAGGTCGTCGTCGACAAGGAGACCGTTCCCGTGGAAGAGGTCCGTCTCGACACTGACACCGTCACCGAGGAGCAGCAGGTCAGCGACGAGGTCCGCAAGGAGCAGATCGACACCGACCTGCCCGACCAGCACCGCAACCACTGA
- a CDS encoding YihY/virulence factor BrkB family protein, with amino-acid sequence MSSRASERRAAQADAPEPEREDKPDTPAQMTGPAWKYTAGKAFREFLDDECTDLAAALTYYAVLAIFPALIAIFSLLGLVGQSQQVVSAVMPVLSSVLGESGSSTLEPVVQSLATSPGAGLALVIGLATALWSASGYVTAFSRATNRVYEIEEGRPVWKLRPVMLLITLVMVLMVVLIALMLIVSGPVATALGEAIGLGSTVVTVWQIAKWPVVLVLVMLLVALLYYSTPNVKQPKFRWLSIGAAFAILVWVLISVAFGFYIANFSSYGATYGSFAGVIIFLLYLWITNLALLLGAEVDAELERSRQLIAGIEAEKDIQLPARDDAKIRAAQEKEQEDEDKARALRHSGGDTTDPDQTR; translated from the coding sequence GTGAGCTCTAGGGCATCAGAACGCAGGGCCGCGCAGGCGGACGCCCCGGAGCCCGAGCGGGAGGACAAGCCGGACACGCCGGCGCAGATGACCGGGCCGGCGTGGAAGTACACCGCGGGCAAGGCGTTCCGGGAGTTCCTGGACGACGAGTGCACCGACCTCGCGGCCGCGCTGACGTACTACGCCGTGCTGGCCATCTTCCCGGCGCTCATCGCGATCTTCTCCCTGCTGGGACTGGTCGGGCAGAGCCAGCAGGTCGTCAGCGCGGTGATGCCCGTGCTGAGCAGCGTGCTGGGCGAGTCCGGGTCCTCCACCCTGGAGCCGGTGGTGCAGTCGTTGGCCACCTCCCCGGGTGCCGGGCTCGCCCTGGTCATCGGTCTGGCGACCGCGCTGTGGTCGGCCTCGGGCTACGTCACCGCGTTCAGCCGCGCGACGAACCGGGTCTATGAGATCGAGGAGGGTCGGCCGGTGTGGAAGCTGCGCCCGGTCATGCTCCTGATCACCCTGGTCATGGTGCTCATGGTGGTGCTCATCGCCCTCATGCTCATCGTGTCCGGTCCGGTGGCGACGGCGCTCGGCGAGGCGATCGGCCTGGGGTCGACCGTGGTCACCGTGTGGCAGATCGCCAAGTGGCCGGTCGTGCTGGTCCTGGTCATGCTGCTCGTGGCGCTGCTGTACTACAGCACGCCCAACGTGAAGCAGCCGAAGTTCCGGTGGCTGAGCATCGGGGCCGCGTTCGCGATCCTGGTCTGGGTCCTCATCTCGGTCGCGTTCGGCTTCTACATCGCCAACTTCTCCAGCTACGGCGCCACCTACGGTTCGTTCGCCGGGGTGATCATCTTCCTGCTCTACCTGTGGATCACCAACCTCGCGCTGCTGCTCGGGGCCGAGGTCGATGCCGAGCTGGAACGGTCCCGTCAGCTCATCGCCGGCATCGAGGCCGAGAAGGACATCCAACTGCCCGCCCGTGACGACGCCAAGATCCGCGCGGCGCAGGAGAAGGAGCAGGAGGACGAGGACAAGGCCCGCGCCCTGCGCCACAGCGGAGGGGACACCACCGACCCCGACCAGACCCGCTGA
- a CDS encoding DUF4235 domain-containing protein — MWSLATTAAAIGGGVMAKNVIETTWKFVTGSNSPSNPEDPEVDWGEAMAFALVSGAIVQLVRVSINHKSTQAFAKRKGRLPESVAS; from the coding sequence ATGTGGAGTCTGGCGACGACGGCGGCGGCGATCGGTGGTGGGGTGATGGCCAAGAACGTCATCGAGACGACGTGGAAGTTCGTCACCGGCAGCAACTCCCCGAGCAACCCCGAGGACCCGGAGGTGGACTGGGGTGAGGCCATGGCTTTCGCGCTGGTCTCGGGGGCGATCGTGCAGCTGGTGCGGGTCAGCATCAACCACAAGTCCACGCAGGCGTTCGCCAAGCGCAAGGGACGCCTGCCCGAGTCGGTCGCGAGTTGA
- a CDS encoding phage holin family protein codes for MAERFTPDTDHASTGELIARMSEQTSTLIRDEMRLAQAELSAKAKNAGVGIGMFGAGGLLAFFGIAALITTAILALALVLPPWAAAGIVTLLLFAAAAVVSLVGKKRVQEATPAAPERAVDNVKQDIEQVKGAAQS; via the coding sequence GTGGCTGAGAGGTTCACCCCCGACACCGATCATGCGTCCACGGGCGAGCTCATCGCGCGGATGAGCGAGCAGACGAGCACGCTCATCCGGGACGAGATGCGCCTGGCGCAGGCTGAGCTGAGCGCCAAGGCCAAGAACGCGGGCGTGGGCATCGGCATGTTCGGCGCCGGTGGCCTGCTCGCCTTCTTCGGCATCGCCGCCCTGATCACGACGGCCATCCTGGCCCTCGCCCTGGTGCTGCCCCCGTGGGCCGCCGCCGGCATCGTGACACTGCTGCTGTTCGCGGCAGCGGCGGTGGTGTCGCTGGTGGGCAAGAAACGCGTGCAGGAGGCCACCCCGGCCGCGCCCGAACGTGCCGTGGACAACGTCAAGCAGGACATCGAGCAGGTCAAGGGGGCAGCCCAGTCATGA
- a CDS encoding SDR family NAD(P)-dependent oxidoreductase: MSEGKLQDRVAVVTGAGQGIGEGVARLYAAEGAQVAVVDINQEAAQAVADSIVADGGQAVAVVCDVGNRASVDEAAATVVEQLGVIDILVSNAGVTRPAMLWKMTDDEWNMVLDTHLGGSFYWLQAVAGGMREQKYGRIIFTTSAAGIIGTIGQINYSVAKAGLLGMTRSAARELADSKITVNAIAPAASTPMTEVIRTDERFKDTYLQSIPLKRWAEPDEVAASYLFLATEEAGYLTGQCLSVDGGRVMVR, translated from the coding sequence ATGAGTGAAGGCAAGCTGCAGGACCGCGTCGCCGTCGTCACTGGCGCAGGCCAGGGCATCGGCGAGGGCGTGGCCCGACTCTATGCGGCCGAGGGCGCCCAGGTCGCCGTCGTCGACATCAACCAGGAGGCCGCCCAGGCCGTCGCGGACAGCATCGTCGCCGATGGCGGCCAGGCGGTCGCGGTCGTCTGCGACGTGGGCAACCGTGCCAGCGTCGACGAGGCTGCGGCGACCGTGGTCGAGCAGCTCGGCGTCATTGACATCCTGGTCAGCAACGCGGGCGTGACCCGCCCGGCCATGCTCTGGAAGATGACCGACGACGAATGGAACATGGTCCTGGACACCCACCTCGGTGGCAGCTTCTACTGGCTGCAGGCCGTGGCCGGGGGGATGCGTGAGCAGAAGTACGGCCGCATCATCTTCACGACGTCGGCCGCCGGCATCATCGGCACTATCGGACAGATCAACTACTCCGTCGCCAAGGCCGGCCTGCTCGGCATGACCCGGTCTGCCGCCCGCGAGCTGGCGGACTCGAAGATCACCGTCAACGCGATCGCGCCCGCGGCGTCGACGCCGATGACCGAGGTGATCCGCACGGACGAGCGCTTCAAGGACACCTACCTGCAGTCGATCCCGCTCAAGCGCTGGGCCGAGCCCGACGAGGTGGCCGCCTCCTACCTCTTCCTGGCCACCGAGGAAGCCGGCTACCTCACCGGTCAGTGCCTGTCGGTCGACGGCGGCCGGGTCATGGTGCGATGA
- a CDS encoding TetR/AcrR family transcriptional regulator C-terminal domain-containing protein produces the protein MTMRSLGRDLGVEAMALYRYVSGREDLLEAVVESLLDGLIERVEAAQTTSWQEYLQHVAHEIRQMALANPTAFPLVVSRHPAAPWLRPPLRDIAMVEHLLATLCERGFSDDQAVDTYKAFTSFLVGYLLLEVSTQVENVAAVDEPMNEGSADIPEQDTREDVDFGQAPHVVRMRDRLSQDHSEAEFETGLESLLNRIENTVSH, from the coding sequence ATGACCATGCGCAGCCTGGGCCGCGACCTCGGGGTTGAGGCGATGGCCCTGTACCGGTACGTCTCCGGGCGAGAAGATCTGCTGGAGGCGGTCGTGGAGAGCCTCCTGGACGGGCTCATCGAGCGCGTGGAGGCCGCGCAGACCACCAGCTGGCAGGAATACCTGCAGCACGTCGCGCACGAGATCCGCCAGATGGCCCTGGCCAACCCCACGGCGTTCCCCCTGGTGGTCTCGCGGCACCCAGCGGCGCCCTGGCTGCGACCGCCCTTGCGCGACATCGCCATGGTCGAGCACCTCCTGGCCACCCTGTGCGAGCGAGGCTTCAGCGACGACCAAGCGGTGGACACCTACAAGGCCTTCACCAGCTTCCTCGTCGGGTATCTACTCTTGGAGGTTTCCACCCAGGTCGAGAATGTTGCCGCCGTGGACGAACCGATGAACGAGGGCAGCGCCGACATCCCAGAGCAAGACACGAGGGAAGATGTCGACTTCGGGCAGGCGCCGCACGTGGTGCGGATGCGCGACCGCCTCAGCCAGGACCACAGCGAGGCCGAGTTCGAGACCGGCCTCGAGAGCCTGCTCAACCGCATCGAGAACACCGTCTCGCACTAG
- a CDS encoding ABC transporter ATP-binding protein yields MIQLQNVTLTFPDGENRITAVDNVTLRGTNGTVTGITGPSGSGKSSILAVAATLLRPDSGGVLIGNSSDMTDAAQLSKHEATQLRRERIGIVFQQSNLLPALTAREQLQVMARLGGGTSRNQRAKIDARADELLDAVGLTEHAGKRTHQLSGGERQRVAIARGLVHEPEVLLVDEPTSALDQERGAKIMELISRLTHERDTATLLVTHDLGHRDTLDDLVTVVDGRITTPIAGGAPTR; encoded by the coding sequence ATGATTCAACTACAGAACGTCACCCTCACCTTCCCCGACGGGGAGAACCGCATCACCGCCGTTGACAACGTCACCCTCCGCGGGACCAACGGCACCGTCACCGGCATCACCGGCCCCTCCGGGTCGGGCAAGTCCAGCATCCTCGCCGTCGCCGCGACCCTTCTTCGCCCCGACTCTGGCGGAGTTCTCATCGGCAACAGCAGCGACATGACCGACGCCGCCCAGCTCTCGAAGCACGAGGCCACGCAACTGCGCCGTGAGCGCATCGGCATCGTGTTCCAGCAGTCCAACCTGCTGCCCGCGCTCACGGCGCGCGAGCAGTTGCAGGTCATGGCCAGGCTCGGCGGCGGCACCAGCCGGAACCAGCGAGCGAAGATCGACGCCCGTGCCGACGAACTCCTCGACGCCGTCGGCCTCACCGAGCACGCAGGCAAGCGCACGCACCAGCTCTCCGGCGGGGAACGGCAACGGGTCGCGATCGCCCGCGGCCTCGTCCACGAACCCGAAGTCCTCCTCGTTGATGAGCCGACCAGCGCCCTGGATCAAGAACGCGGAGCGAAGATCATGGAACTCATCTCTCGCCTCACCCACGAACGCGACACCGCCACCCTGCTCGTCACCCACGACCTCGGGCACCGCGACACCCTGGATGATCTCGTCACGGTCGTCGACGGGCGTATCACGACCCCCATCGCTGGGGGCGCGCCTACACGCTGA
- a CDS encoding electron transfer flavoprotein subunit beta/FixA family protein, giving the protein MNIVVCVKYVPDAQGDRGFEADNTTDRQGVDGLLSELDEYAVEAALQLFEAGEGEVTVLTMGPEDAVAAVKKSLQMGADKGVVVTDEAIAGSDSVATSLVLAEAIRKIGEEAPVDLVLTGLASTDGVMSVVPAMLAERLGLPQVTFASELAVEGSTVRIRRDDETASETIESSLPAVVSVTDQINEPRYPSFKGIMAAKKKPVQTWGLADLGVDAAQVGLDAAWSTVVEVTARPPRTAGEVVTDEGEGGTKLAQFLASRKFV; this is encoded by the coding sequence GTGAACATCGTCGTCTGTGTGAAGTACGTGCCGGACGCCCAGGGTGACCGGGGCTTCGAGGCTGACAACACCACCGACCGCCAGGGGGTGGACGGGCTGCTCTCGGAGCTGGACGAGTATGCGGTGGAGGCCGCGCTGCAGCTGTTCGAGGCCGGCGAGGGTGAGGTCACGGTCCTGACCATGGGCCCGGAGGACGCGGTCGCGGCGGTGAAGAAGTCCCTGCAGATGGGTGCGGACAAGGGGGTCGTGGTCACCGACGAGGCGATCGCCGGGTCGGACTCGGTGGCGACCTCGCTGGTGCTGGCCGAGGCGATTCGCAAGATCGGTGAGGAGGCGCCGGTGGACCTGGTGCTGACCGGCCTGGCCTCGACCGACGGTGTGATGTCGGTGGTGCCGGCGATGCTGGCCGAGCGTCTGGGCCTGCCGCAGGTGACCTTCGCCTCCGAGCTGGCCGTGGAGGGCTCCACGGTGCGGATCCGCCGTGACGACGAGACCGCCAGCGAGACCATCGAGTCGAGCCTGCCGGCCGTGGTCAGCGTGACCGACCAGATCAACGAGCCGCGCTACCCCTCCTTCAAGGGGATCATGGCGGCGAAGAAGAAGCCGGTGCAGACCTGGGGCCTGGCCGACCTGGGCGTGGACGCCGCGCAGGTCGGGCTGGACGCCGCCTGGTCCACGGTGGTCGAGGTCACCGCCCGGCCGCCGCGCACGGCCGGTGAGGTCGTCACCGACGAGGGCGAGGGCGGCACGAAGCTGGCGCAGTTCCTCGCCTCCCGCAAGTTCGTCTGA
- a CDS encoding acetate--CoA ligase family protein produces MTLPDLDPLLRPRSVAVVGASLTNPTNVGSRTLHQLRRFFAGRTYLVHPRGTGEDTVTDLASLPEIVDLLVVAVPAPAVVPVVAEGARLGIRAALIFTSGFAEGGAEGAAAQAQLQRIAAETGMLINGPNTIGFMNLHDRTLATFFLPPDIELPAAGPVAIVSQSGALATYIDEMARDRGIAPGWLVTTGNEAGVTVTDCLAYLVERPEVAVLAATSEGMRDPQVFVRVATRAAQLNKPFVFVKAGRSAAGRAAAQSHTASISGGDEVFDAVCRQYGVLRADSLEQALDWLSVFQTQRRLAGERIGLLTGSGGGGVMMADVAHDVGLDVATTPPADQELIEQWIPSFGSAVNPVDVTAQAIASGVGNYRRILQTLVHSTGFDCVAVGSGLRGPQAVEVAEKVAATYLETDKPFALTWYSTNQDSRRIMVDAGVPTYQDPTRAIGALGALRRFQEQLGRITEEPVRVPDRARAARARTLLGDDPALTEAASKSLLGLYGLPVVQESVATTVEGAVAAAEAMAAYPVAVKVLSVDLPHKSDVGGVRLGVADAAGVRHASEGILADVAERRPDARIEGLVVQQMAPSGVELVCGMHRDPVFGPVVTVGLGGVLVELFADVALCKAPLTRQHAQSALAEVAGGRLMSNSRGISPDQADAIADIMVRLGDLAVELPEIAEIDVNPLIVSRSGVVAADALVGLS; encoded by the coding sequence ATGACTCTGCCCGACCTCGACCCGCTGCTCCGCCCGCGGTCGGTAGCGGTCGTCGGCGCCTCCCTGACCAACCCCACCAACGTCGGGTCACGCACCCTCCACCAACTGCGTCGCTTCTTTGCGGGCCGGACCTACCTGGTCCACCCCCGGGGGACCGGCGAGGACACGGTGACCGACCTCGCCTCACTCCCGGAGATCGTGGATCTGCTCGTAGTGGCCGTCCCGGCGCCCGCCGTGGTGCCGGTCGTCGCGGAGGGTGCCCGGCTGGGCATACGGGCCGCCCTGATCTTCACCTCTGGCTTCGCCGAGGGAGGGGCCGAGGGCGCGGCAGCCCAGGCCCAGTTGCAGCGCATCGCGGCGGAGACGGGGATGCTGATTAACGGGCCCAACACCATCGGCTTCATGAACCTTCACGACCGTACCCTTGCCACCTTCTTCCTGCCTCCGGACATTGAGCTGCCCGCGGCGGGGCCAGTAGCGATCGTCTCTCAGAGCGGTGCCCTGGCCACCTACATAGACGAGATGGCCCGGGACCGGGGCATCGCCCCCGGGTGGCTCGTGACGACCGGAAACGAGGCCGGAGTCACCGTGACGGACTGTTTGGCCTACCTGGTCGAGCGTCCGGAGGTCGCCGTTCTCGCCGCGACCAGCGAGGGCATGCGCGACCCGCAAGTTTTTGTTCGGGTGGCCACGCGGGCCGCGCAGCTGAATAAGCCCTTCGTCTTCGTGAAGGCTGGCCGCTCGGCGGCGGGGAGGGCGGCCGCGCAGTCGCACACCGCGTCCATCTCCGGCGGGGACGAAGTCTTCGACGCCGTCTGCCGGCAGTATGGCGTGCTGCGTGCGGACAGCTTGGAGCAGGCTCTTGACTGGCTGAGCGTCTTCCAAACCCAGCGGCGGCTGGCCGGCGAGCGGATTGGGCTGCTAACCGGGTCGGGCGGAGGCGGCGTCATGATGGCGGACGTAGCGCATGACGTCGGGCTGGACGTGGCCACGACTCCGCCTGCCGACCAGGAGCTCATCGAGCAGTGGATCCCAAGCTTCGGCTCGGCTGTCAACCCCGTAGACGTCACGGCTCAGGCCATCGCGTCAGGGGTCGGTAACTATCGGCGGATCCTCCAGACTCTCGTCCACTCGACCGGTTTCGACTGCGTAGCCGTTGGGTCGGGCCTGCGCGGCCCGCAGGCTGTCGAGGTCGCGGAGAAGGTCGCGGCCACGTACTTGGAGACCGACAAGCCCTTCGCTCTAACCTGGTACAGCACCAACCAGGACTCCCGCCGCATCATGGTAGATGCTGGAGTGCCGACCTACCAGGACCCGACCCGCGCGATCGGCGCGTTGGGTGCGCTGCGCCGGTTCCAGGAGCAGTTGGGCCGAATCACCGAGGAACCGGTGAGAGTGCCGGACCGGGCTCGTGCGGCCCGGGCGCGGACGCTCCTCGGCGATGACCCCGCCCTTACCGAGGCTGCTTCCAAATCGCTGCTTGGTCTCTATGGCCTGCCCGTGGTGCAGGAGTCGGTGGCGACCACCGTTGAGGGCGCGGTGGCGGCTGCGGAAGCGATGGCTGCCTACCCGGTGGCGGTCAAAGTGCTCTCGGTGGACCTGCCACATAAGTCGGATGTGGGCGGTGTGCGCCTCGGCGTGGCCGACGCGGCAGGTGTCCGTCATGCGAGTGAGGGCATCCTCGCCGACGTCGCCGAGCGTCGACCCGACGCGCGGATCGAAGGCCTTGTGGTCCAGCAGATGGCCCCTAGCGGGGTGGAGCTGGTCTGTGGCATGCATCGGGATCCGGTTTTCGGACCTGTGGTAACTGTTGGTCTGGGCGGAGTGTTGGTTGAGCTTTTCGCGGACGTCGCCCTATGCAAGGCGCCCCTGACGAGGCAACACGCACAGTCCGCGCTCGCGGAGGTGGCCGGCGGCCGCCTGATGAGCAACTCCCGTGGGATCTCCCCCGATCAGGCGGATGCGATTGCCGACATCATGGTGCGGCTCGGAGACCTAGCGGTGGAACTCCCTGAGATCGCGGAGATCGACGTCAACCCCTTGATCGTCTCCCGCTCGGGTGTCGTTGCCGCCGACGCTTTGGTGGGTTTGTCCTGA